From the Clostridia bacterium genome, the window GAACCAATAAAGGTTGCATATTACAAGGCATACAGCAGAACTCCAGAAAACGACGCTTTTGCTGTGTTGAGGGAATGGGCGGAAAGGAGTAAACTGCATGTAGGAGATACTAAATACCGCATATTTGGATTTGACTCTCCTGACTCGAAGCCAGGTGATGAAATTTATGGTTATGAAGTATGGATGACGATAGACAAAGACTATGCTGTTAATGATGACAAGGTTCAATCAAAGTTGTTTGAAGGTGGAATGTATGCCGTTACATCAACATTTATCAAAGACATTGTAACTACATGGGACAGGTTTAGAGAGTGGTTAAAGGTAAGCAAATATGGCTTGGGTAAACACCAGTATCTTGAGGAACACCTGCCATTTAGTGAATGGGATAGGGATAAATCCCAGGGTGAACACAAAGTTGACTTGTATATGCCAATAGCTGATAAGGAAGATAAGGTGCCGGAGCAGATACTGCCAGTACAGGTAGTGTATTGTCGGGTAAATGGAGTAGAGAAGAAGGCTCCATTTGAGGCGTGGGGGATAATTCTTGATTGGGCTAACAAAAGTGGCCTTTTTAAAGGTCAACAACATAGTTTTTTCACTTATCATAACTACAACATTGAGAAAGACAAAGATAAACAGTGGTATGAGGTTATGGTAACTTACGATAGAAATATTGAAAATACTGATGAAAAAATAAAACTGAAAGTGTTTGAGGGTGGCGACTATATTACAAGCAAAACTATAAGAAAAAACCTTCCGAAAGCATGGAAGGATATGCTGCGCTGGCAGGATATAACAAAAACTAAAGGTGGAAAACACCAATGGGTAGAAGAATGGATTGTTATTGATGGCTCAATCTCAATGGAAACGGATATGAAGATTTATCTACCTGTACAGAAATAACTTACCGTTTTACAAAGGAGGCTGGTAATATCTGCTGTAAGCTTGCTGTAACTTGACTGTCAGGGTTAGCAGTAGTAAACTGAAGGTAACCGTTACATTTCTGCAAGAGTAAACAGGCTCAAAGCCTTATAATAACTGGGTTGTGACAACTGGATTAACTGTAGGGAACTGCAAAACCTTTACTCCCCAGTTCAAATCTGGGTGGCGCCTCCAAATTATAACTCAAATTTTAATACAACAAGAAGTCCTTATATAAGGGCTTCTTGTTGTATTTAGGGCAAAAATTCAGTAAGAATTCGTTCTGTTATATCCAAATATGATGTTAATAAGTGAGAAAAACGAGCATGTTTTTAGGATTTTTGGCATAAGGGTATGCGTACTATTCGGTGATTATGACATATAAATCTGATTTTTTGATGTGGTAGAATTATGAAAACTCTAGATGTATAATGTTGGTACATGGTATTTTTCGTCCATGTACAATTTTTCTTATGGAGGCTATTTAAATTGGTACTTTTAGGGGATTCAATATGATTGTAAAAGGTTTCAGATTTGGAATGTTACTTCAGCTTGCGGTTGGACCGGTATGTGTTTTTATTTTTAATCTTGCAAGCAACAGAGGTTTTACAGAAGGCATTTTTGCTGTCATAGGAGTTACATTAATTGATGCATTATATATTCTTCTAGCTACTGTTGGCATTTCAAAGCTTGTCGATTTGAAAAGACATGAACGGTTATTTACTATAATAGGAGCATCCGTAATATTACTTTTTAGTCTAAATATCATTTTGGGAGCTGCATGTAGCATAGACATATTCCCCCAATTATCGGGTATCGCTGGCAACGTAAATGCTTTAAGCGGATTCTGGCAAGCGGTTATTCTTACAGTTTCAAATCCCATTACGATATTGTTTTGGTCTGGAGTCTTTTCTGTAAAGATAATAGAACATAAAATGGGTAAAACAGATGTACTTTTTTTCGGCATTGGAGCTGCACTATCAACGTTTGTATTTTTGAGTTTAATTGTCTGTTTAGGAATGCTGTTTCATAGTTTTTTATCTGAGACATTCACAAAATTGCTGAATATTATCATTGCAATAATTCTTATACACTTTTCGGTAACAAACCTTGTGAAAAAAAGAAAAAGGAGTGATATTTCATTATGAATATATATTATGATGAAGTCTTAAAGGGCAAGGTAGCGGTTATTACCGGAGCAGGGCGAGGCATAGGAAAAGCAATTGCAATAGCTTATGCAAATGCAGGTGCGGATGTTGTCTGTGCAGCTAGGACAGAAGCTGAAATCGAGCAAACTGTAAATGAAATATCAGCGAAGGGCGGAAAGGCGATAGCAATAAAAACAGATGTTACTTGTATTGAATCAGTTAATAGTATGTTTGAAAAAGCTGTACAGAATTTTGGAGGTATTGATATCCTGGTTATAAATGCAGGCGCAAACTATGACCGGGAAACAGTAGAAAACAGTAAATTTGAAAACTGGAAGAGAACGCTTGATGTTAATCTGTACAGAGCCTACTACTGCGCTCATGCAGCTATTCCATATCTAAAGCAGAGGGGTGCGGGTAAGATAATCACTGTAGGTTCAGGCCTTGGACACCGTGGATATGCAGGTGGTGCAGCATATTCCTGTTCAAAAGCCGGCTTATGGATGCTGACACGCATATTGGCTCAAGAACTTTTGCAGTACAAAATCAGTGTAAATGAATTAATTCCAGGGCCTGTACAAACATCGATTGATGATAATGCTAAAACCAGTAGTAATAAAGTTCAGGCAATGGAAAGCGAGTGGCAAAAGCAGCCTGAAGATGTTATCCCACTTGCGTTATTTCTGGCAGGCCAGCCTGATATTGGGCCAACAGCTCAAAGCTTCAGCTTAATGCGTAGAGATAATTAGCTTTTGTTTTACGTACTGCTGGCAAGTAATGCTTAGTAAATTTTACCGGTCAGGTTTTATTTGTAATGCACTCTTTTACAGCAACTGGATACGAGTACGCTGATGCCCCTGAACTCGAGGTATATCCACCGGAGAATGAAGATTCAGAAGGCTACCGTTGCGAAGTATGGGTATTTATTCTAAATATTAACCAATGAAATAAATTATGGGATCCTTCTGAAGCCCAGGATGTTGCTCCTATATCGCAGCTCAGGCACTAAATTCCCACTCCCATTAAATATCATATGGCTATACCAAATACGGTAAGGCTTATCCGATTGATTAAGTATGCAGTGCCGGTTCAGGTCTTTATCCTGCCAATACAAATATCTGCCGTTGTGTACATCTCTTTTCCCGTCATCCCTTATGTAACAAAAAGCAATGGATTGGGTAGGGAGTATTTTATCAACATCATTTTTATGGATGGTATAGTATGAAGAGCCCGGCCGGAAATCTTTACAATAACCGCTGATATCCTTATACCTGATAGGATTCTCGAAATCCCTATAACGATAATTGAAGCCCGGAACCAGCTGGACCTCCCTCACATTGAATACTCCGATTTCACTAAAATTCGGATTTCCACTCGTACAATGTCCTGCGTGGTTAAAAACTACTACTTCCACACTATTAATAGCATTCGTATTAAAGGTATCGACCTTAGCCCCATTCACTATTGCATACGTAAATTTTCCATTATGGATGCAATACCGCCCGCTTTTATCCGAATGTGAACAATACTCTTCATTATTTGCACGTGTAAATTTGATTCCAATACAGGAACCTTTCACAATAATTGCCATTTAAGTTCACCTCTATACTATATTATGAAAACTCTATTTATAGTGTTACTCCATCGCTTCAAATCAACAGCCTCCATTATCAACAAATATAGTTATGTTAATGAAGGTAAAAGAATTTATCAAAACACTGGTGACATTTTATGTCTACTCAGCATATCTGTATAGTAATAAGTATACGAGGTGGAATTATGAGATTATATGAAGAGTCACTACAGTTGCTTAACAGGAGAAAAGGTCAATTAAGCCCAATTGACTATAATATTGTATATTTAGGGGACAGCTGGGTAGAAAAAATCAATGTTCCCCACTATAGCTATACCAGTAATGAAATTTTTGCAGCTGCTCTTAACGAAGCAAAAAAATTTAACCCGCTGTTCATCATGCACGGAGGTGACATCGTTTTTACAGGAAGTAGAGAACTCCTCGAAAATTTCATTGTAGTAAAGAATGAACTTGTACCTGATATCCCCTTATTTGTCACCATAGGAAACCATGAGCTGGAGCCTACACCAAGTGGTCCCTGGTCTCCGGAAAATTTCCTGTCCATCATTGGACCTCTACACTTCCTTCTGAATGTGCCCGAATATCAGTTGACTATGATCGCTCTAAACACTTTATATCACTTTGTTTATAATGAATATGGGCTGACGGCGGAAGAACTAAAATTTCTCCGGCAAAGTCTGCAGCAAAGTCTGCATAATACTTTTGTCGCTACCCATGTTCCGCCTCAAAGCAGCGAGTGGTCAACTAATAGTGGTACTTTCACTATAAACAGGGAGCCCTTCCTCCACGAAATAAAGGATAAGGCTTCTATTGCATTTGTGAGTCATGTGCATGCCTACGACACTGCTGAAATCGAGGATACTCGTTTTGTTTTGTCAGGCTGTGCTGGAGCACCTCCAAACGTAAATCAAGTAAACCATATTGTTGTAGTCAATGTAAGAAATGAAGGCGGTAGAAGCCGTATCCGCTTTAAGAAGGTACCCGTAGGTTGGACCTGATAAATTTTATTGCTACGAATCTTAACCACCCGTAAAGGGTGGTTTACTATAACAATATAAGGGGATAGAGGTGAAACCGCTATTTCCAGACAGATACCAGGTAGAGGGCTGAAAATGTTCTCTATTTTTTTCTGTGGCTTATAGGACTAAGAAGTCTTACTGTATAGAAGATAGAAGTAGTAGCGGAGCCGGATAAATAGACCTTTATACTGCAATGCAGATTTTGTCATGCGTTTTAAAGGTATATTGCTCAAGACCAATCATATACTATTCAGTGCTGTGGAAATTTGGTATGCTATGGTAATAAAGGTTGTCTAATTTTGTTATATATAGAAGATCTTTTTGAAAGGGGTCATGTATGAGCAATAACAGTTTTAAAATACCTAAATTAAATATGATGGCAGTTGTAAATGAAGCAATTAGGCTATACAAAGAAAATCTCTGGTTCTTTATAAAAATATCATTTATTGCATTTCTCATTAACTTGTTGAGTAATGCGCTTATCGTTTTTCAGTACCTACTCAAAGAGACTACAATGGTTTTAGTGTACAAACTTTTCTTGTTTGTTATGATGTTTCCATTTTTATATTTTAGTATTAAGTTTTCGATAGCCACTTATGTTTGTATAGCGGCAAGGTATAAGGAAAAAGACATCAGCATAAAAGGTGCGCTAAATGTGGCTTCAGAAAGATTCTGGAAATATGTTGGAGTAAATATCCAGTTCTTTCTTGTTCTATTAGTACCTTTTGCCGGAGTTATTGTCCCGTTTTTTCTTGTGAATGGAATTATACTTAAGTGGACGATTATTGCGATATTTGCTACCCCATTAATTTATTTGGTGACAGTATATGGATTTGCACCGCTTATGACAGTTTTGGATAAGGAAAAGAAGCAATATTTTAGTACAAGTAAGAAATTGGTCGAGGGTGATATCTGGAAAACGATTATATTAATATTAGTTGTAACTGGGGTTTTCTATATCCCATATTACATGTATATCTATGTGTTTAACGACTATAAAGCGATTCTACCAGTAAACAAGTATGTAATTTCAACAATAAAACAAATGCTGTTTGTATTTATTACCCCATTTACTAATTCAGTTTATGTGACACTTTTTTATAAGCTAAAAGAGAATAAAAGAATAGGATAACAGAATGATTTAGTCATACTTCTTTTTTATTTACAGAATATTGGAGTATTGTGGTATAATGGTATGATTGATTAACATTGTTGAATACTGCCAGGCTGCATTTATCAATGGGAGTGAAGTTGAGTGAAATTAAAATCGAAAATAAGGATTATTGCGATCCTTGGGATAGCTATGCTGATAGTGTCAGTTGGTGCTTTCTTTGCTTATAGATACATACCAATACTTTTAGCAGATAAAACATGGATTAAGGATTTAGGATATAATGAAAATGAAGTTCACAATCTAACATTCAATTGCTACGGTGATAGAAGTTGCCCTGAAATACCTGTTAAAGTTGGAAATAAGGAATACAAATTAGGGTTTGATACAGGATGTGGTGGCGGAATATTTTTTGCTAATGCTGTTAAGGATAAAATTGACTATGTCTTATTGGGTAAAACAGAGGAACTTAACAGAGATGACTCACATCGTGGCTGGTCAGAAAGTGTGAAGGTTAATGAAATTGATGTATTTGGAAGTTCATATAAAAATATACAAACCACTATCTCCGATTGGTCTATGTACTCATCAAAAAAGTTTAATGGAACGATAGGCTTGGCTTATACCTTTCTTTGAAGCAGAATATAATAATAAGTCTGTAGCAGTTCCCATTATGGTATCCTTTTTTCGGTACTATATGCAGTTTTCTGTATTTTTTTCGTCTTAACTTCAGCCAGAATCCATATGAGCAATGGAAAGATTACTTGAAACGGGAAAGCATAGTAAGCATAAACCTTAAAAGCCCAATACCGCATTTCCATGATATTTTCATAAACTATATAAGAAAAGAAAATCATTAGTAGCCCTGTTTGTATTACGATTGACGTGTAGTCATGTAAGTTGAATATTTTACTTACACCTTTACTCGCCACAAATAAGCATATACTGCTCTTAATAAGTGCACAGACAACAAATACAAAAGCAACAGCAATTTCAATTCTCTGCAAAAAATCGCCGATAGATATCCGGCTTACAGCCACATGGGAAGGAAAGTATAATCTTCCAAGCAGATCCCCTAATATTACTATATTTCTTACTGTAAGCATAACTATAACTGTTCCTGCAAAAAGTATTCCTGCGAAGTATACCTTGTATGGAGACTTTTTTGTTTTTAAGGTAAACAAGACACCTATAAAAAGTATTGTTTCTGCAAATGGAAATGAAAAAGCAGAGAAACCGCCTTTTATTATAGGTGAAAAACCTCCGCCCAAAATCGGTTTGATATAACTTATATTAAATTGAGGTATTGCTAATATATTGACTACTAGTATAATAAATATGACAATGGGGAGAAAGTACGCACTTAATCTTCCCATTACTTCAACTCCTGATTTCACAGCAGCTATACATACCAGACCCAAGAATAGCATGGGAACAAGCATTGGTGTTTCGGGCATTGCGACAGTATTTATAAACTCTCCAAAGTTGCGGATAACCAATGCGCCCAGGTGAAATGCATACCAGGCATACAGAATTGAAACAATCTTACCACCAACCTTTCCTAATACAATATTTAAAATATCAAATAAATCTTTTCCTTGGAAGAGGGATGATATTCTTGAATATATGAGTATTAGTGGGAGCGCTATAATAATACCTGCAATTCCGGCAATCCAGGCATCATTTTTAGCATCCCCACCTATACCTAAAATCAGTGTACTTCCCATGGTGAAAATGGTAATAAGACAAATGCCTTCTTTGTCAGTAATTTGTTCCTTGCGCATCGAATACCTACTTTCCAAATAATGAAGTGACCGCTCTACTTATTGGTACTGCTGGGCTAGGCACAGGTATATTTAAGGATAGTAGGGCTGCAATTGTAAACGAAAAAACGTATAATGCAGCATTGACCCAGAAGTCAACCCACTTTTTCTGCTTGTATAAGGGTACAAACTCATAAACGGCTAGTAAAGCATAACCTATAAATATTAATATAATCATATGTTAATCACCTATCTCCAATGGTTTTGAGAGCATTGCACTGTTCTTTATATGTACTTTTGCCTCTACATTGACTTTTAAAGTTTTAAACACATCTCCCCAATTATCGGAAACAGTATTCCATGCCTTAGGTTTCTCTTCACGCAATTTGGCTCCAAAGCCGAATATATCTACACCATATTCTTCCTGAACTTTTCTTATAATATTCTCAAGCCTATATTTAAGCGATTTTTCTGCTGATTCTTCCAACCTTTTTCTTCCTGTATCTTCAATAACATTTGCAACACCTCCTATTTCGTCAATAGCAACATTTGTTTCTATCTTTACGTTAAATTCAATATTTCCATTATTGACAACAGGTTTAATCTTTGTCTTGCTATTGAATATTTCAAGCGATACTTGTGAAATACCTTCTTTATTGTTTTCCTCTGCAACCAGTATTCCACCCTTTATCTGGTTTTGAATAAACAACATATCCTTTGTCTGTTCTCCATCGATAAAACCCAAAAGGCTATCATCTTTGAAAACAGCTGTTCCCATAATATGGGGAAGCTTTTGGTTGTTTTCTGGCCTTAAATCAATCGCTGTTGCAATCGAACCAACACCTTTGGATACTAATATATTAGTAAACTTCCAGATTTCAATATGCGGAGCGTTTGAGAGGCTTCGTTGGTTTGTAATTATTTCATCCAGAACAAAGGATGTGACTTCTTCTGTTGGAGATTTTGCTGCTAAAATTTCCTTAGCACTCTCGCCTTTGGATACTAGTATATGAATATCTGCACGTGTTTCAGCATCTCTGTTGAACCAATCAAGTACTTGGACAACTCCCTCCTCTGCTATCTCTCGGCTTATAATAACGACCTTTGCATGACTCCAGTAGATCCTTCTGCCTATTAAGGAGATGCTATGTCTTACAGCGTCAAAAATAGTTTTTCCTTCGATGGTAATTGTCTGTGACTTTGTTTGAGATTCTTTGCCTGTAGTTATTTCGACAATCTCTACTGTAATGCTATATTTTTCATGTATACCTTTATCTATTGCAACACCTGCAACTACTGCCATTTGGTCTAATTCCCTGTAATTCCAGCACCCTGTAACAAGTGCTGAAACAAATAACAGTAGGAGAGAAAGAAGGAGCATTTTAAAAGTTCGCATAAACATTATTTCCCCCGGGTCTTTCTGTTTGATTGTCTTACCAGATTCCTTGCCCCTATGATCTTAGGTCTTAATGTCATAGTCCACCAAGGAGCTCGTATCCAAATATCCTGACCGCTATGGTTTTTAATAGAAGTAATACTTAACATGTAAGGAACCCCAAAAGATCTAATACTGACCAGGTGAATAACCAGTGCTATAAAACCGAATATAAGCCCGTAGATGCCTAAAATAGATGCCAAAACTAAAAATATAAACCTTATTATAATAACTGAACCTATCAGATTTTTATTAATCAATGTTAGAATGCCTGATATAGAAGTAATTATTACAACAGGGGCACTTACCAGTCTTGCTTCAACTGCAGCTTGGCCTAATACCAGCG encodes:
- a CDS encoding helix-turn-helix domain-containing protein encodes the protein MNYYERVQNALDFIEDNLTEPIELEEIALKADMSLTNFYRLFYSIAGYTVKDYIRRRRLSHASMLLTNTNMRILDISLECQFESQEAFTRAFKQQLGCTPKVCRTGMNLFRFERIDIMDTYFEVQDKELIKKYPDIKVFKRLEPIKVAYYKAYSRTPENDAFAVLREWAERSKLHVGDTKYRIFGFDSPDSKPGDEIYGYEVWMTIDKDYAVNDDKVQSKLFEGGMYAVTSTFIKDIVTTWDRFREWLKVSKYGLGKHQYLEEHLPFSEWDRDKSQGEHKVDLYMPIADKEDKVPEQILPVQVVYCRVNGVEKKAPFEAWGIILDWANKSGLFKGQQHSFFTYHNYNIEKDKDKQWYEVMVTYDRNIENTDEKIKLKVFEGGDYITSKTIRKNLPKAWKDMLRWQDITKTKGGKHQWVEEWIVIDGSISMETDMKIYLPVQK
- a CDS encoding LysE family transporter yields the protein MIVKGFRFGMLLQLAVGPVCVFIFNLASNRGFTEGIFAVIGVTLIDALYILLATVGISKLVDLKRHERLFTIIGASVILLFSLNIILGAACSIDIFPQLSGIAGNVNALSGFWQAVILTVSNPITILFWSGVFSVKIIEHKMGKTDVLFFGIGAALSTFVFLSLIVCLGMLFHSFLSETFTKLLNIIIAIILIHFSVTNLVKKRKRSDISL
- a CDS encoding SDR family oxidoreductase; the encoded protein is MNIYYDEVLKGKVAVITGAGRGIGKAIAIAYANAGADVVCAARTEAEIEQTVNEISAKGGKAIAIKTDVTCIESVNSMFEKAVQNFGGIDILVINAGANYDRETVENSKFENWKRTLDVNLYRAYYCAHAAIPYLKQRGAGKIITVGSGLGHRGYAGGAAYSCSKAGLWMLTRILAQELLQYKISVNELIPGPVQTSIDDNAKTSSNKVQAMESEWQKQPEDVIPLALFLAGQPDIGPTAQSFSLMRRDN
- a CDS encoding metallophosphoesterase: MRLYEESLQLLNRRKGQLSPIDYNIVYLGDSWVEKINVPHYSYTSNEIFAAALNEAKKFNPLFIMHGGDIVFTGSRELLENFIVVKNELVPDIPLFVTIGNHELEPTPSGPWSPENFLSIIGPLHFLLNVPEYQLTMIALNTLYHFVYNEYGLTAEELKFLRQSLQQSLHNTFVATHVPPQSSEWSTNSGTFTINREPFLHEIKDKASIAFVSHVHAYDTAEIEDTRFVLSGCAGAPPNVNQVNHIVVVNVRNEGGRSRIRFKKVPVGWT
- a CDS encoding endospore germination permease, whose protein sequence is MRKEQITDKEGICLITIFTMGSTLILGIGGDAKNDAWIAGIAGIIIALPLILIYSRISSLFQGKDLFDILNIVLGKVGGKIVSILYAWYAFHLGALVIRNFGEFINTVAMPETPMLVPMLFLGLVCIAAVKSGVEVMGRLSAYFLPIVIFIILVVNILAIPQFNISYIKPILGGGFSPIIKGGFSAFSFPFAETILFIGVLFTLKTKKSPYKVYFAGILFAGTVIVMLTVRNIVILGDLLGRLYFPSHVAVSRISIGDFLQRIEIAVAFVFVVCALIKSSICLFVASKGVSKIFNLHDYTSIVIQTGLLMIFFSYIVYENIMEMRYWAFKVYAYYAFPFQVIFPLLIWILAEVKTKKIQKTAYSTEKRIP
- a CDS encoding Ger(x)C family spore germination protein; protein product: MRTFKMLLLSLLLLFVSALVTGCWNYRELDQMAVVAGVAIDKGIHEKYSITVEIVEITTGKESQTKSQTITIEGKTIFDAVRHSISLIGRRIYWSHAKVVIISREIAEEGVVQVLDWFNRDAETRADIHILVSKGESAKEILAAKSPTEEVTSFVLDEIITNQRSLSNAPHIEIWKFTNILVSKGVGSIATAIDLRPENNQKLPHIMGTAVFKDDSLLGFIDGEQTKDMLFIQNQIKGGILVAEENNKEGISQVSLEIFNSKTKIKPVVNNGNIEFNVKIETNVAIDEIGGVANVIEDTGRKRLEESAEKSLKYRLENIIRKVQEEYGVDIFGFGAKLREEKPKAWNTVSDNWGDVFKTLKVNVEAKVHIKNSAMLSKPLEIGD